DNA sequence from the Gallaecimonas pentaromativorans genome:
CCACAGCGTCGAAGTGCGGATTTACGCCGAAGATCCCTTCAAAGGCTTCTTGCCTCAAAGCGGCCAGATAGCCCTGCTGCGCGAGCCGCAGTCGGACGTGCGCATCGACACCGGGGTGCGCCAGGGGGACGAAATAAGCCCCTATTACGATCCGATGATCGCCAAGCTCATCGTCCACGGCGAGAACCGCAGCAGCGCCCTTGGCAAGATGGCCAGAGCCCTGGACAACTACTGTCTGGCCGGTATCCAAAGCAACGTCGGCTTCTTGCGCCGCCTGGCCAGCCACCCGGCTTTTATCGAAGGTGATTTAACCACCCGCTTTATCGAGCGCCACAGTGAGCAGCTTACCAGCGAGCCGCAATGGACAGAGCATCGCCTGGCCCTGGCGGCACTGACGGTGCTCTGTTATCGCCGCCAGGACGCCCGAGAACAGCGTCAGCAAAGCGCTGAGCCCGGCTCGCTCTGGCACCGCGCCGACGGCTGGCGCCTCAACGGCAAAGCCGGCACCACTTTGCACCTGGATATCGGTAACAGCGAGCCGCTGCGGGTCGAGGCCCAAAGCAGCGGCCAGGGTTGGCAGCTGCGCTTTCACGGCCACCAGTTGCTGGCCGAAGGGGAGCTACAAGGCGAGCAGCTCAATGCCAGCCTCGATGGCCACCAGCTGCACCTGCCGGTGTGGCGCCATGGCGACTGTGTGGTGCTGTTCGACCAGGGCCAACCTTTTGAAGTGCGTAACCACCAGCGTGATACCCAGCTCGATACCGGCCTTGAGAGCGATCTTTGCGCGCCGATGAACGGCACCATCGTCGCGGTACCCATTGAGGCTGGCGCCAAGGTAAAAAGCGGTGAGGTGCTGGTGGTGATGGAAGCCATGAAGATGGAATACGCCATCACCGCCCCACGGGACGGCCAGGTGGCCGAGGTGTTCTTCAAGCCCGGCGAGCGGGTCAGCGATGGCGCAGAGCTGGTGCGTCTGGAGGAGGCTTGATGGCACTGCCGAGCAAGGTCCGCATTGTCGAGGTAGGCCCCCGCGATGGCCTGCAAAACGAGCCGGGGCAACTGAGCCTTGAGGATAAAAAGCAGCTTATCGAGATGCTGGCCGGCGCCGGCCTTAGCCACATCGAGGTGGGTAGCTTTGTCTCGCCGCGCTGGGTGCCGCAAATGGCCGACACCGGCGAGCTTTTTGCAAAGCTTGCCCGCAAGGAAGGGGTGCTGTACTCGGCGCTGACTCCCAATCTCAAGGGCCTGGAAGGGGCCCTGGCCGCCAAGGCCGGTGAAGTGGCGGTGTTTGGCGCGGCGTCCGAGACCTTCAGCCAGACCAACATCAACTGCTCCATTGTTGAGAGCATGGAGCGCTTTGCCCCGGTGGTGGACAAAGCCCGCGCGGCCGGGCTCAAGGTGCGGGGCTACGTGTCTTGCGTGCTGGGCTGCCCTTACGAGGGCGACATTGCCCCGGCCCAGGTGGCGAGAGTTGCACAAGACTTGTGGGACATGGGCTGCGACGAAATTTCCCTTGGCGACACCATCGGGGTGGGCACGCCCCTTCGCACCCAGGCACTTATCGAGGCGGTGGCGGCGGTGGTGCCGGTTGAAAAGCTCGCCGTGCATTTTCACGACACCTACGGCATGGCCATCGCCAATATTCACCAGGCGCTCTTGCTTGGGGTTGCGGTGGTTGATGCCGCCGTTGCCGGCCTTGGCGGCTGCCCCTATGCCAAAGGCGCCAGCGGCAACGTGGCCACCGAAGATCTGGTGTATCTCCTCAATGGCCTGGGAGTTGAACACGGGGTTGACTTGGGGCGCCTGTGTGAAGCTGGCTGGTTTATCAGCGAGCGCCTTGGCCGTCAGCCCACCTCCAAGGTCTCGCAGGCCCTCAAGGGCCGGGAAAAGGACTGCCTACTGACCCACCTTTGAAAAAGGCCGCTTTGGCGGCCTTTTTTATCGCATGCTGGCAAAAAGCGCCTTAACCCGCTGATGAACCTCAGGAAGCTCGTGCGGCGCCACCGGCTTGCTGAACAAAAAGCCCTGACCAAAGCCACCGCCAAGGGACAACACCTGCAGGAACTCCTCTTGGGTCTCGATACCTTCGACTATGACCTTAAGGCCAAGCTTGGCCGAGAGGTTCAGCACCATCTCCAAAATGGCGTATTTGTCTGGATGGCTGTCCAGGCCCGACACCAGGCTGCGGTCGACTTTCAAGATATCGAGCGGCAACTGGCGAAGGTACGCAAGAGACGAGTAACCGGTACCAAAATCGTCCAGGGCGACTTTCATGCCGAGCTGGCGCAGCCGGGTGATAATGTCGATGGCGCTTTTGGGGTCGGCCATCACCGCCGACTCGGTCAGCTCCAGTTTGAAACAGCTAGGCTCTACCCCTTCTCTTTCAAGAAGCGCAGCGATACGGTCCGGCAGGGCCGGGTCGTGCAGTTGCAGCGCCGACAGGTTTACCCCCAAGCTAAAGCCCGTTGGGTGCAGCGCCTTGAGGCCTTCATCGGCAGCCAGCGCCACCGCCTGGGCCATTACCACGTCGCTGAGCTGGCGAATAAGGCCGGTTTCTTCGGCCACCGGAATAAAGCGGCCAGGGCTGATGGTGCCTTTGGTGGGGTGCTCAATGCGGGCCAGGGCCTCGTAACCACTTACCTCGCCTCGTTCAAAATCGACAATGGGTTGGAGCTTAACCTTGACCCAGTTTTGGCGAAGGGCCATGCGCAGCAGCTGCTCGGTGTCCATGCGCTCCAGGCTGGAGGCGCGCATGCAATCTTCAAAGAGCCGGTAATCGCTGCCCTGGTGGGAGCGCATGTCCCGAAGGGCAAGCTGGGCCGCGTAGATACCCTCTTCGGCGCTAAGGGCCTCCATGCTTTGCAGGTCACAAGCCCCGATATGGCAAGACAGCCACAACCGCTGCTCGCCTAGCGCAAAGGGCTCGTCAAACAGCGCCATCAACTCGCGCACGAACTGTTCCAGTTTGCGCGGCTCGCCAATGGGCAGCAAAAAGCCGTACAGCCCCGTCCCCAGCAGCGCCAGCAAGGAGTGGTGATCGGTCTTGGTCATCAACCTTTCGACCACCGCCTGCACCAAAAACAGCACATCGCGGCGGCTGAGGTTTTCCACCACCAGGCCGCGGTTGGCAATATTGAGTATGACGATGGACAGCGGCTCGCCTCGGCTTAAGCGCTCGTTGGTCATCAGCTCAAAATACTGACTGTTCACCAGACCGCTTTCCTTGTCGTGAAAGCGCACTTTGGTGATATCCGAAACGGTACCGGACATCCAGGTAACCTTGCCGGTGTCGGGGGAGCGGTCACAGACCCCACGGCATAACACCCAGCGATAACCGCCGGCGCCGTCGCTGATGCGATATTCCACCTGCAACCGTTCGCTGACCCCGTTCATATGAAGATGCAGGGCCTTTTTAAAGTTGCCCACATCCTCGGGGTGCATTTGCGCCAGCCAGTGATTAAGGCCAAAGGTGCTGTCGCCATTGTTGGACACCAGGGAGCCCAGCCATTGGGTGGACACGGTCACCAAGTCTTGCTCCGGGTCCCATTCCCAGATGCCGACCCCGGCGCCTTTAACGATGAGGTCGAGGCGCTTGGTGCGCTCCAATACCCGTTGTTCCAGTTCCTGGCGGCTCTCCTCCAACGATTGCAGGTTCTCTTCCATAGACTCGAGCAGAAAGTTGGTGAGGATGGCCAGTTTTTGCAGATCGACATCGGCACTGTCGGTACTGACCCGAAAGGAGAAATCCTGGTCCACGGCCCGGCAAAGCTGGTCGGCAATACTGTTAATGCCTTCTCGAAGTAACTGCTGGCTCATGGGCGCTTTCCGTCAAAAAACAGTTCGAACTGGCATAACTCGTCGCCGCGGTGCACGCAGCGCCGGTGCTCGAGGCGACCGGTTTCCCCGTAATGTTCAAGTAAGCGGTAAAAAAGGGCCTCATAAAGGCCGCAAAGGGCATTTTCTGAGCGGTAATTCACCCAAAACCGGCCTTCATCCTCGATAAGTTCAAACTTGCTGGCCACCGCTTTTTTGGTGGAGTGGTCCACCACGCTGGACGCCAACGTCTGGTGAATGCGGGGCTGGCGCCGCAAAAAGTCGTAGGCAGACTCGGCCATGTCGTAGAAAAGCGGAAATTGCTGGCGCGACGCTTTGATAAAGCGCTCGGCATAGAGGGCAAAAAGGGCCTTATCGTCGAGGCCAAAATGCTCGCCAGTGGCCTTTATCAAGGCCAGGCACTGGGCATTGTCGTAATCGGTGTCGATACGAAAGGATGGCAGCGCTTTGAGGCCGGCCTTTTCGGCTACGGCCACCAGGGCCTCTTCGCCCCCCAACTCGCGCACACTGTTAACCAGCACATACTGGATATAGCCAAGCATTCTGTACCCCTTAACCAAGACATCACGTACTCGTCCCTGATCTCAGGCCATTTGCCCGGCAAACCCCTTTAACGGCTGGGGAGCGCCAAAATTTAGTCCAGCAGCACCAGATCGTCCCTGTGAATAACGACAGGCCCCCTGTCGTACCCCAGTGCCATGGCGATGGCGTCGGAATGTATGCCAAGGATAGCTGCCATTTCAGCGGCGCTGTACCGGCATAACCCCACCGCCAGGGTATTACCATCGGGACCGAGCAGTTTTACCGCATCGCCCCGTTCAAACTGCCCGGACACCGCCTTTACCCCTTTGGGCAGCAGGCTGGCGCCCTTGCTGAGCAGGGCGTTGACCGCACCGGCATCAAGCTGGAGTTGTCCTACGGGCGGCGGCCCGGCAAGGATCCATTGCTTGCGATTTTCCAGCGGATCGTCGATGGCGCTAAAGCGGGTGCCAACCCGTTCGCCCTGTACCAGGCGGCGGATCACATCCGGCCCCTGGCCACTGGCGATCACCACGGTAATACCGGCCCGGCGCGCTACATCGGCCGCTTGCAGCTTGGTGGCCATGCCGCCGGTTCCCAGCCCCGATACGCTCCCCCCGGCCAGCCGGTGCAAGGTGGCGTCGATGGTCTTCACCTCTTGTATCAGCTCGGCATCGGGGTTGGCACGGGGGTCTGCGGTAAAGAGACCCGGCTGGTCGGTAAGCAGCATCAGCAGCTCCGCCTTGGCCAAAATAGCCACCCTGGCCGACAGGTTGTCGTTGTCGCCCACCTTTATCTCGTTGGTGGCAACCGCATCGTTCTCGTTGATAAGGGGAATAACGCCGTGGCTAAGCAAGGTGCCGAGGGTATCGCGGGCATTTAAAAAGCGCTCGCGGTCTTCGAGATCGGCCCGGGTCAGCAGCATCTGGCCAACGTTAAGGCCATAGAGCCCAAAGAGGTGTTGCCACAGATGTACCAGTTGGCCCTGGCCGATGGCGGCCAGCATCTGCTTGTGGGGAAGATCGGCCGGCAAATCCGGAAACCCCAGCAGCTCGCGGCCGGCAGCCACGGCGCCGGAAGTAACCACAATCAGCTTGTGGCCGGCCTTTTGCAGCAGGGCGCATTGGCGCACCAGCTCCACCATGTGGGCCCTGTCCAGGTGCTGGGCACCGGCGGTCAGGACACTGGTTCCCAGTTTGACAACAACGATCATCAGGCAGCTTCCGAGACATTAAAGCCCCGTTATACCTGCGCCTCAGGGCCTTGCCAATGCCTCGATATAGTGTTTTCGGCACACCGAGACATAACGGTCGTTGCCGCCTATCTCCACCTGGGCCCCTTCCTTGATGGGCTGGCCGTCAATGCCGACCCTAAGCACCCGGTTGGCCTTGCGGCCACAGTGGCAAACGGTCTTGAGCTCTACCAGCTTGTCGGCCCAGGCCAGCAGGTACTGGGCGCCTTCGAAAAGCTCGGCCCGAAAATCGGTACGAAGGCCAAAGGCCAGCACCGGAATACCGAGCTCGTCGACAATGCGGCAAAGCTGCGCCACCTGGGCTTTGGTCAGAAACTGGGCTTCGTCCAGCAGCAAGCAGTGAAAGCGTTGGGTATGGGAAAGCCCCAGCACCTCGGCAAAGAGATCGCTCTTGTCGTCAAAGACCTGGGCTTCGCTTTCCAGACCGATGCGAGAGCTGATAATGCCCTTGCCGCTGCGGTCGTCCACGGCGGCGGTGTAGAGGAGCACGTTCATGCCGCGCTCCTTGTAGTTGTACGCCGACTGCAGCAGGGACGTGGATTTCCCGGCATTCATCGCCGAGTAATAAAAATAAAGCTGGGCCATTTAGACTTCCTGTTTTTTGGGCGCCAGTGTACCCCATCCCCCCAGCAGCGTCACCGCTACCACCAGGGCGGCCAGCAGCGCACCCCACAGTGCCCAAAGGGGTAGCGCCAGGGCGCTAAGGCCATAACCGAGAACACAAAGCCCGGCAGCAAGGCCAGCGTAGGGCAGCTGGGTCAGCACATGGTCCATGTGCTCACACTCGGCCCCAGCCGACGACAAAATGGTGGTGTCGGAGGCCGGTGAGCAGTGGTCGCCAAAAACGGCGCCGGAAATAACGGCGCCAAGCGCCATGGGCAGCATAGCAGGCTCCACCAACTGGCCGGCCAGCGGCAGCATGATGCCAAAGGTGCCCCAGCTCGAGCCGGTGGCAAGGGCCATGACCATGGCCACCACAAAGAGCGCCAGGGGCATCCAGGGGCCGACCGAGGCCGCCTCGATAAGAGAGGCAAGGTAGCGGCCCACCGCCACGTCCTTCATCACCGCCGCCAGCAGCCAAGCGCTCAGCAACAGGTAAATGGCCGGCAGCATGGTCTTGGCCCCTTCCCAGGCGGTGGCAAGGCGCTGGGTCTTTTGCTTGAAAAAGCTCCAGGCAAGTGCCGGCACGGCGCCGAGCACCAGCGACAAACCCACGTTGGTGTTTTCAAGGGCGGCAATGGCCGAGAAGGGCCCACTGCTGGCAAAGGCGCCGGTGATAAAAAGCGCGGCCAGGGTTACCAGTATCAAGGCCAGTAGCGGCCCCAACAGCGGCATCAGCTGGCCCTTGGCTGCCTTTAGCTCGGCAGCGGCACTCGGCCTTGCCTTGGCCTTTTTCATGGCACCAAGATCCCAGTCAAACCAAGCGGTGATCAGCACAATGGTCAGCGCCAGCCAGGGGTAAAAAGCGGCTTGGCTCATGTCCACAAAAAGCCCCATGGGGCTCGCTGCCATGGGCGCCAACAAGGAGAGCATAAAAGCGCCCCAGGACGAGAGCGGCATCAGGGCGCAGACCGGCGCTGCGGTCGAATCAATGTAGTAGGCCAGGCGCTCGCGGCTCAGCCGGTAGCGGTCGGCCAGTGGCCGGGTGGCCTGCCCTACCGCCAGGGCGTTGAAATAATCGTCGATGAAAATCGCCAGGCCCAGGCCAACGCTCATCAAGCTGACCCCACGGCGAGTGGCGATACGGCTGGCGCAGGCTTCGGCAAAGGCCTGGGCGGCGCCGCTTGCCTGCAGCAGCCGGGACAGCGCCCCAAGCATCAGCAAAAAGCCCACGACTTGCAGCGTCCACCAGCTGATGCCGCCGTCGTAAAACAGCGCCAGGGCCTTGCCGGCAAGATAGCGAGGGGCATCGAAGCTACCGGCCAACAGCCAGGCACCGGTGGCCGAGCCCAGCAGCAGCGACAGCAAAATGCGCCGGGTGGCCAGGGCCAGCCCCAGGGTCAGTAAGGTGGGTAACAGCGCGAGGGAGGATTGGGAGAGATCGTTTAAGTCCATGGAATTTCCAAAAATTCCCATGGAGAACCACAAAAGGAGCCAGGGCCTTCGGTAGCGCTCCATAGTGATTGTTCAAACTATGGCAGTGGCGCAGCTTTCGCTTACGGCACCAGCCGGGCGGCTTGATATCGGCCCGACTTCGGCGTACTGACCTTTTGCCGGGGATCTTGGGCATCACCCTCCCCCCGGCGACTCTTCCAGGACGCACCTCTACTTGGCGGCGCGTACTCTGGCAGGGGTGGTAAGTGATTGCAAACAAAAAGTGCGCCACCAGGGCGCACTTTTTAGCCGAAGGCGCGGGCTCAGAGCTTGCTGGTCAGCTCCGGCACCAGCTCGAACAAATCCCCCACCAGGCCATAGTCGGCCACCTGGAAGATGGGCGCTTCCGGATCTTTATTGATGGCGACAATAACCTTGGAATCTTTCATGCCGGCCAGGTGCTGGATAGCGCCACTGATGCCCACGGCGATGTACAGATCCGGCGCCACTATCTTGCCGGTCTGGCCCACCTGCCAGTCGTTGGGCACAAAGCCGGCGTCAACCGCGGCCCGCGAAGCGCCGATGGCGCCGCCCAGTTTATCGGCCAGGGCTTCGAGCATTTTGAAGTTGTCGCCGCTTTGCAAGCCACGGCCGCCAGACACCACCACCCGGGCGCTGGCCAGCTCAGGGCGCTCGCTTTCGGTAAGCTCGGCGCTGACAAAGCGGCTGCGGCTGTTGTCCTGGCCAGCGGCCAGGTTCTCAACCGGGGCGCTATTGGCGCTGCCGGTGCCCTCAAAGGCGGCCGGGCGCACCGTAACCACTTTAATGGGGTCCAGCGCCTGGACAGTGGCAATGGCGTTACCGGCGTAGATGGGGCGGCAGAAGGTATCGGCGCTTTCTACGGCGACGATATCGGAGATCTGCGCCACATCCAGCAAGGCGGCAATGCGCGGCATCAGGTTCTTGCCGGTGGTGGAGCTGGCCGCCACCAAGTGGCTGTAAGCCGGCGCCAGGGCTACCAGGGTTTGACTCAGGCCTTCTGGCAGCGGATGCGCAAAACGCGCCTCATCCAGCACCAGGACTTTGGCGACACCATCAAGTTCAGTTGCAGCACGGATAACCTCCTGACACTGATGGCCGGCCACCAGCAAATGAATATCGTCGCCCATGGCCAGGGCAGCGCTCAGCACCCGCGCCGTTTCAGGCTTGAGGTGTTTGTTGTCGTGTTCGGCAATGACCAGAATGCTCATCAGATCACCTTCGCTTGGTTACGCAGTTTATCCACCAGGGCATCGACCCCATCTAGGATCTCCCCGCCTTGGCGCGCCGCTGGCGCCGCGACTTTAAGCACCTTCACCCGAGGCGCCAAATCCACCCCAAGGGCGGCGCCGTCCAGCACGTCCAGGGGTTTGCGCTTGGCCTTCATGATGTTGGGCAAGGTGGCGTAACGAGGCTCGTTCAGGCGAAGGTCGGTGGTCACTACTGCTGGCAGAGCCACGGCGATGGTTTCCAGGCCGCCGTCCACTTCCCGGGTGACCAGCAGCTCGCGCCCCTCGACCACCAACTTGGAGGCAAAGGTGGCCTGGGGCCAGTC
Encoded proteins:
- a CDS encoding heme NO-binding domain-containing protein — encoded protein: MLGYIQYVLVNSVRELGGEEALVAVAEKAGLKALPSFRIDTDYDNAQCLALIKATGEHFGLDDKALFALYAERFIKASRQQFPLFYDMAESAYDFLRRQPRIHQTLASSVVDHSTKKAVASKFELIEDEGRFWVNYRSENALCGLYEALFYRLLEHYGETGRLEHRRCVHRGDELCQFELFFDGKRP
- a CDS encoding thymidine kinase, with amino-acid sequence MAQLYFYYSAMNAGKSTSLLQSAYNYKERGMNVLLYTAAVDDRSGKGIISSRIGLESEAQVFDDKSDLFAEVLGLSHTQRFHCLLLDEAQFLTKAQVAQLCRIVDELGIPVLAFGLRTDFRAELFEGAQYLLAWADKLVELKTVCHCGRKANRVLRVGIDGQPIKEGAQVEIGGNDRYVSVCRKHYIEALARP
- the proB gene encoding glutamate 5-kinase, producing MIVVVKLGTSVLTAGAQHLDRAHMVELVRQCALLQKAGHKLIVVTSGAVAAGRELLGFPDLPADLPHKQMLAAIGQGQLVHLWQHLFGLYGLNVGQMLLTRADLEDRERFLNARDTLGTLLSHGVIPLINENDAVATNEIKVGDNDNLSARVAILAKAELLMLLTDQPGLFTADPRANPDAELIQEVKTIDATLHRLAGGSVSGLGTGGMATKLQAADVARRAGITVVIASGQGPDVIRRLVQGERVGTRFSAIDDPLENRKQWILAGPPPVGQLQLDAGAVNALLSKGASLLPKGVKAVSGQFERGDAVKLLGPDGNTLAVGLCRYSAAEMAAILGIHSDAIAMALGYDRGPVVIHRDDLVLLD
- a CDS encoding hydroxymethylglutaryl-CoA lyase, which translates into the protein MALPSKVRIVEVGPRDGLQNEPGQLSLEDKKQLIEMLAGAGLSHIEVGSFVSPRWVPQMADTGELFAKLARKEGVLYSALTPNLKGLEGALAAKAGEVAVFGAASETFSQTNINCSIVESMERFAPVVDKARAAGLKVRGYVSCVLGCPYEGDIAPAQVARVAQDLWDMGCDEISLGDTIGVGTPLRTQALIEAVAAVVPVEKLAVHFHDTYGMAIANIHQALLLGVAVVDAAVAGLGGCPYAKGASGNVATEDLVYLLNGLGVEHGVDLGRLCEAGWFISERLGRQPTSKVSQALKGREKDCLLTHL
- a CDS encoding EAL domain-containing protein encodes the protein MSQQLLREGINSIADQLCRAVDQDFSFRVSTDSADVDLQKLAILTNFLLESMEENLQSLEESRQELEQRVLERTKRLDLIVKGAGVGIWEWDPEQDLVTVSTQWLGSLVSNNGDSTFGLNHWLAQMHPEDVGNFKKALHLHMNGVSERLQVEYRISDGAGGYRWVLCRGVCDRSPDTGKVTWMSGTVSDITKVRFHDKESGLVNSQYFELMTNERLSRGEPLSIVILNIANRGLVVENLSRRDVLFLVQAVVERLMTKTDHHSLLALLGTGLYGFLLPIGEPRKLEQFVRELMALFDEPFALGEQRLWLSCHIGACDLQSMEALSAEEGIYAAQLALRDMRSHQGSDYRLFEDCMRASSLERMDTEQLLRMALRQNWVKVKLQPIVDFERGEVSGYEALARIEHPTKGTISPGRFIPVAEETGLIRQLSDVVMAQAVALAADEGLKALHPTGFSLGVNLSALQLHDPALPDRIAALLEREGVEPSCFKLELTESAVMADPKSAIDIITRLRQLGMKVALDDFGTGYSSLAYLRQLPLDILKVDRSLVSGLDSHPDKYAILEMVLNLSAKLGLKVIVEGIETQEEFLQVLSLGGGFGQGFLFSKPVAPHELPEVHQRVKALFASMR
- a CDS encoding electron transfer flavoprotein subunit alpha/FixB family protein, encoding MSILVIAEHDNKHLKPETARVLSAALAMGDDIHLLVAGHQCQEVIRAATELDGVAKVLVLDEARFAHPLPEGLSQTLVALAPAYSHLVAASSTTGKNLMPRIAALLDVAQISDIVAVESADTFCRPIYAGNAIATVQALDPIKVVTVRPAAFEGTGSANSAPVENLAAGQDNSRSRFVSAELTESERPELASARVVVSGGRGLQSGDNFKMLEALADKLGGAIGASRAAVDAGFVPNDWQVGQTGKIVAPDLYIAVGISGAIQHLAGMKDSKVIVAINKDPEAPIFQVADYGLVGDLFELVPELTSKL
- a CDS encoding Na+/H+ antiporter NhaC family protein: MDLNDLSQSSLALLPTLLTLGLALATRRILLSLLLGSATGAWLLAGSFDAPRYLAGKALALFYDGGISWWTLQVVGFLLMLGALSRLLQASGAAQAFAEACASRIATRRGVSLMSVGLGLAIFIDDYFNALAVGQATRPLADRYRLSRERLAYYIDSTAAPVCALMPLSSWGAFMLSLLAPMAASPMGLFVDMSQAAFYPWLALTIVLITAWFDWDLGAMKKAKARPSAAAELKAAKGQLMPLLGPLLALILVTLAALFITGAFASSGPFSAIAALENTNVGLSLVLGAVPALAWSFFKQKTQRLATAWEGAKTMLPAIYLLLSAWLLAAVMKDVAVGRYLASLIEAASVGPWMPLALFVVAMVMALATGSSWGTFGIMLPLAGQLVEPAMLPMALGAVISGAVFGDHCSPASDTTILSSAGAECEHMDHVLTQLPYAGLAAGLCVLGYGLSALALPLWALWGALLAALVVAVTLLGGWGTLAPKKQEV